Proteins found in one Triticum urartu cultivar G1812 chromosome 4, Tu2.1, whole genome shotgun sequence genomic segment:
- the LOC125554073 gene encoding uncharacterized protein LOC125554073, whose product MGSKRAQDIKNLLLKLIILLASPLAGSFICGLVRDRANRHSDLHSSDNSIQLDQREEEGEEMESLNQASRKLVQAEIPCSTGRLLRGGHASQASLTEEITVAQATESSSEVSANNRDVQETSAGTEEVESLKRVVSALEERAAGIESRFRDYCDMQEQESTYQKMQIMCLGMKLELLESRNQRLEAGATEIRAAAEEFAVMRANLDALQSKFRKVTKQSKQEFDAVDGRILALDAREAEMATRCQGFEQLMEEMKQLVLQIQKEKGTSSENAEDVVERSMQSGKGLLEVLRGRWAADMEELIYLGWITAWLQHDLLASDGEGGTANGTAVTGDHDGETIPTAEGQREKGMKMVAATAPSNEVKLCKTSSCGAAEESCMGLAGCRIGIGRPRLLRKLRGWARGNGPSKSRRPCAIEGPSSESQIF is encoded by the exons ATGGGAAGTAAGAGAGCACAGGACATCAAGAATCTCCTTCTGAAGTTAATAATCCTCTTAGCTTCCCCCCTGGCAGGTTCTTTTATCTGTGGACTCGTGAGAGATAGAGCAAATAGGCACAGTGATCTACACTCATCTGATAACTCAATCCAATTGGATCAAcgggaagaggaaggagaagaaatGGAGTCCCTGAATCAGGCGTCGCGAAAGCTGGTGCAAGCAGAGATCCCCTGCAGCACCGGTAGGCTTCTCAGAGGTGGACATGCAAGCCAGGCTTCTCTTACTGAAGAAATCACGGTGGCGCAGGCCACCGAGAGTTCATCAGAAGTTTCAGCCAACAACCGGGATGTTCAGGAAACGTCCGCCGGCACCGAAGAGGTCGAGAGCCTGAAGCGCGTGGTGTCGGCCCTCGAAGAGCGGGCCGCCGGCATCGAGTCGCGGTTCCGCGACTACTGTGACATGCAGGAGCAGGAGTCGACGTACCAGAAGATGCAGATCATGTGCCTGGGGATGAAGCTGGAGCTGCTGGAGTCCCGGAACCAGCGGCTTGAGGCAGGCGCCACGGAGATCCGGGCAGCCGCTGAAGAGTTCGCCGTGATGCGGGCGAATCTCGACGCGCTGCAGAGCAAATTCAGGAAAGTTACGAAGCAGAGCAAGCAAGAATTCGACGCCGTTGATGGAAGGATCCTGGCTCTGGATGCCCGGGAAGCAGAGATGGCGACGAGGTGCCAGGGCTTTGAGCAACTCATGGAGGAGATGAAGCAGCTGGTTTTGCAGATACAGAAGGAGAAAGGAACAAGCAGTGAG AATGCGGAGGACGTCGTGGAGAGGAGCATGCAGAGCGGCAAGGGCCTGCTGGAGGTGCTCCGGGGCCGGTGGGCGGCGGACATGGAAGAGCTGATCTACCTCGGCTGGATCACGGCGTGGCTGCAGCACGACCTGCTGGCCAGCGATGGCGAGGGCGGGACCGCCAATGGCACGGCGGTGACTGGAGACCACGACGGTGAAACCATCCCGACGGCGGAGGGGCAGCGCGAGAAGGGGATGAAGATGGTAGCGGCGACCGCGCCGAGCAACGAGGTGAAGCTCTGCAAGACGTCGTCGTGCGGCGCGGCGGAGGAGTCGTGCATGGGGTTGGCGGGCTGCAGGATAGGGATCGGACGGCCGAGATTGCTCCGCAAGCT